The genomic stretch AAGTGGAGCTTCAGACGGTAGGTAATCTAGATACAGAGCTTCAGACGGAGTAGGTAATTTATATGTAAAGCTTCAGATGGTAGGTGAATCTAGATGTAAAACTTCAGACGGCAGGCAAACTAGCCTAAACTAGTTCGCCTACCGTCTTTTTGTATTTTCGTTAACTGCGTAAGGCAGAAAAATCAATCTCAGGAACAAGTCCTTCTTTAGCAGCGCGGCCGAGCAGAGCTTCGATCGCATGATAACCTTCATCGCCAAGCTCTCTAGTAAACTCGTTTACATATAAGTCAATGTGCTGCTGGGCTACGTGCTCGTCCATTTCTTGCGCATGTTCTAGGATATAGCTGCGAGATGCTTCAGGATGCTTCCATCCATAATCAATGGAGCTTTGAATCCAAGATGTGATGAGCGCAGGATCAAGGGAACGGCGGGCAACAATAGCACCGAGCGGAATCGGAAGTCCCGTATCTGCTTCCCACCAGGTTCCCATATCAGCCATCAATTGAAGATGGTAAGAAGGGTAAGTAAAACGTGCCTCGTGGATGACGAGACCAGCGTCTACCTGTCCATCACGAACGGCTGGCATAATCTGATCAAATGGCATCACTACAACTTCACCAATGCCGCCGGGAACATTTTGAGCTGCCCATAATCGGAACAACAAGTAGGCAGTGGAGCGTTCACTTGGGACAGCCACTCTTTTTCCTTGCAGCGAACTTGGGTCTGTATCTGAATTTGCTGTAAGCACTAGTGGACCGTTTCCTCTGCCGAGAGCTCCTCCGCAAGGAATTAAGCGATATTCATCTGACAGCCAAGGAAGTGCAGCATATGAGATTTTTAAAATATCATACTCATTTGGCGTTGTTACTAGACCATTCGTTATATCAATATCTGCATATCTTACTTCAAAATCAGGTGTATTCGGAACGAGCCCATGTATGAGTGCATGGAAGACAAACGTGTCGTTTGGACACGGGGAATATACAATTTTCATTTATAAAACCTCCAATAGCTTTGAACTGGCCAGTGTAAGTGCTCTTAGTGCATCAGGAATTCGCCATGCTTCACGGTCGCGCGGTCCTACTACGTTAGATATAGCTCTAATCTCGACAAAAGGGATTCCAAAATGTGCTGCCGCGGTCCCCACGCCAAAACCTTCCATTGATTCTGCGACAGCACCGGGTACGCGTCTTTGCAGTTCATCGGCTGTAGATTTTGTACCTGTTGTGGTAGACACAGTAAGAATGGGCCCTGTATAAACATGGGTTTCTTCGCCTTGAAGTGCCTCGGCCCATCTTTGAACGACGGTACGATCTACAGGCACACTTGATTTACCAAAACCCAGTTCATCTACACTGCGGAATCCTTCTGCAGTTTCAGAGCCTAGGTCAGCTGCGATCACTTCTGTCGCAAGGACAACCGAGCCTACC from Paenibacillus polygoni encodes the following:
- a CDS encoding 1,4-dihydroxy-6-naphthoate synthase — encoded protein: MKIVYSPCPNDTFVFHALIHGLVPNTPDFEVRYADIDITNGLVTTPNEYDILKISYAALPWLSDEYRLIPCGGALGRGNGPLVLTANSDTDPSSLQGKRVAVPSERSTAYLLFRLWAAQNVPGGIGEVVVMPFDQIMPAVRDGQVDAGLVIHEARFTYPSYHLQLMADMGTWWEADTGLPIPLGAIVARRSLDPALITSWIQSSIDYGWKHPEASRSYILEHAQEMDEHVAQQHIDLYVNEFTRELGDEGYHAIEALLGRAAKEGLVPEIDFSALRS
- a CDS encoding futalosine hydrolase codes for the protein MTSRILIVTAVEAEQKAIENGLPAGLSADVQVIAAGAGPAAAAAVTSAELAKHPYRLVINAGIGGGFPAEAEVGSVVLATEVIAADLGSETAEGFRSVDELGFGKSSVPVDRTVVQRWAEALQGEETHVYTGPILTVSTTTGTKSTADELQRRVPGAVAESMEGFGVGTAAAHFGIPFVEIRAISNVVGPRDREAWRIPDALRALTLASSKLLEVL